The following proteins are co-located in the Dromiciops gliroides isolate mDroGli1 chromosome 2, mDroGli1.pri, whole genome shotgun sequence genome:
- the LOC122739111 gene encoding ferritin heavy chain-like: protein MAQLKEYNVTLKRFAKYFLHQSHEEQEHAGKLMKLQKQHGGHIFLQDIKKPDHDDWESRLNTMECALYLEKNVNQSLLELHKLATNKNDPYLCDFIKTHHQGKLISKAHGDVSTFTIQPVETDFSNAFTEMA from the exons ATGGCACAGTTGAAAGAAT ACAACGTGACCCTGAAGAGGTTTGCCAAGTATTTCCTACACCAGTCCCACGAGGAGCAGGAGCATGCTGGGAAGCTGATGAAACTACAGAAACAACACGGTGGCCACATCTTCCTGcaagacatcaagaaaccagACCATGATGACTGGGAGAGTAGACTCAACACAATGGAGTGTGCTCTATacttggaaaaaaatgtcaatcaGTCATTACTGGAACTGCACAAGCTGGCAACAAACAAAAATGACCCCTATTTATGTGATTTCATCAAAACTCACCACCAGGGCAAACTG ATCTCAAAAGCCCATGGTGATGTGTCTACCTTTACTATTCAGCCAGTTGAAACAGACTTTAGCAATGCATTCACTGAGATGGCATAA